A part of Bombus huntii isolate Logan2020A chromosome 16, iyBomHunt1.1, whole genome shotgun sequence genomic DNA contains:
- the LOC126874641 gene encoding uncharacterized protein LOC126874641 produces the protein MPYYGDSLPYYYGGPFSNHSSLMTGAPRPLHSPLSRYSPHLSTISESPLSTLRRYSPASVPSRPRRVIDTADIDVSTPRTLTHESSHQRNRLRRDRPTIKIRSQALKDNPALRQHNERHEKSVGELLVEKFLIKDKKLDEAEKRLQLFHQVSLETEEDEEGQDLQQIKNKITRRFTRRRSSADIQLDPEQIEREVTYAQVQAKVLDTLVAEEQAEIENEVRRGTLIKKGAPGGPRAVPIFCRSVDGEPGSQDEEEATSQKVRKTLKKVKKKKKTTEKPSPPEAGENLRERTPSTSSDASADVQTSENDEEKVRKHSRPQMFKVEASNSVGDFSTIWVNSSPVEQFRESVKIPVPRKLLTRKTDRREVEEESETEIVLPVKKPYIKDTSRNSVYFTVKTPPETVKNDPLKKLQTITNGMKAEETSESLTERKINRILPVDATEEATKTPEYPKEKTLRRISSENVKEENKDTNQKTSSKDKILPKEKKEVIQKKAIEIPKQKKLEFLDKKVPEFPVSSVVSVAKKQELSEPKIHNDPMITRVDENNVTLSVEPLASESSASEALPSAADRLPKASKINTDENNAVEAPKCTLRERQYLAKPTKAERDEDVVSSGRKVNKAVTLNNASKVGVSTEESNVDHLGQSLKEDNRSTKTSSSLDDANNNVVIKTTLSEGLKGDTQKAEGSRKVAEKIGKHVIEDDKGGKVNGPSVEKMVKKGVEEISRLPFKVPTEKTESNRIENKAEAKANSQSATKTETRTNKESKIPWRTKLSKVDTPGESSVALDRSISVDSTPVPTKERIDPNALKQSISVDENLMTKMALQKPAVVGEIGSLSKSTSTESIDFWSEIKGPESPKVTKVTNKGFNFADSKSWEPGQAVEDLGSGQLDKKKETDPKISVATPPAEFSNIAVIEEERKTEEKSSKFKTEQIISSTGTLSSTSEKSDFDKGDSAPKKGLKKKKNLSITIDQDAYSTVKKAPFKREDSWSSTISFKSTTNTPDTTVPASEVSTPTAEIPVPVINIEETPTPTRSGSQVLYEEDEPKTPTNEYQENEILTMSKWNNRSDLSNVNEEKDISVPSKEANAICSPEDTPESSKKKKVVRKKKSSTIKKSSTKKEGSKDNKGSKKSSTKKSCAKSQEVLKTSEVKNSAKPNPKNNTPTQKPIDLIRMFYTTPSALLTATPRDLSKVRRAKIKRKKHHSRTPSVSSDSTGSTTSTATTESSGSTCTDDDPEHKRMNSTRSNDSGFDGSPRISTPSQSSDNQRNSDSSDHFPSGRITPPATNLPRFKKYTVTDFNFLKVLGKGSFGKVLLAELRGTECVYAVKCLKKDVVLEDDDVECTLIERKVLTLATRHPYLCHLFCTFQTDSHLFFVMEYLNGGDLMFHIQKSGRFPEPRARFYAAEIWSGLNFLHKKGIVYRDLKLDNVLLDFDGHIRIADFGMCKLQIFLDRTADTFCGTPDYMAPEIIKGLKYNQAVDWWSYGVLLYEMLTGQSPFSGCDEDELFWSICNERPFIPRYLSQDSSDILVALLEKDSGKRLPGHEIALHSFFQQLPWDRLERRQLEPPFKPALEHTLDTKYFDTAFTAERPRLTPVPEQILTSMDQGVFRGFSYTNPNATD, from the exons ATGCCCTACTACGGAGACAGTTTGCCCTATTACTACGGGGGACCCTTCTCTAATCACAGTTCATTGATGACCGGTGCTCCACG ACCGCTCCATTCGCCGCTGTCCCGTTACTCGCCACATCTGTCGACCATCTCCGAGTCCCCACTGTCCACTCTGCGTCGTTACTCTCCCGCGTCAGTGCCCAGCCGGCCTAGACGCGTCATCGACACCGCGGACATCGACGTCTCGACACCCAGGACCCTGACTCACGAGAGTAGTCATCAAAGAAATCGTCTACGTCGTGACAGACCCACGATCAAAATCAGGAGCCAGGCCTTGAAAGATAATCCCGCTCTGAGACAGCATAACGAGAGGCACGAGAAGTCTGTGGGTGAATTATTGGTTGAGAAGTTCTTGATCAAGGACAAGAAACTCGACGAGGCGGAGAAACGTTTGCAGTTGTTCCATCAAGTGAGTTTGGAAACGGAAGAGGACGAAGAGGGCCAAGATCTGCAACagataaagaataaaattactaGAAGATTCACCAGGAGAAGATCTTCGGCGGATATACAGTTGGATCCTGAACAGATAGAAAGAGAGGTGACTTACGCTCAAGTACAGGCAAAGGTATTGGATACTCTGGTTGCCGAGGAACAAGCTGAGATCGAGAACGAGGTTCGTAGAGGGACTCTGATTAAGAAAGGTGCTCCTGGAGGACCAAGGGCGGTTCCTATCTTCTGCAGGAGCGTCGACGGAGAGCCTGGGTCCCAGGATGAGGAGGAAGCTACGTCGCAGAAGGTAAGGAAAACCTTAAAAAaggtgaaaaagaaaaagaaaactacCGAAAAGCCTTCGCCGCCCGAGGCAGGTGAAAATTTAAGGGAACGTACGCCTAGTACCTCCAGCGACGCCTCCGCGGATGTCCAAACAAGTGAGAATGACGAGGAAAAAGTTCGGAAGCACTCGAGGCCGCAGATGTTCAAGGTCGAAGCCAGCAACAGCGTCGGGGACTTTTCTACCATTTGGGTGAACAGTAGTCCCGTGGAACAATTCAGGGAAAGCGTGAAAATTCCCGTCCCCAGAAAATTACTTACACGGAAGACGGATAGACGCGAGGTTGAAGAAGAATCTGAAACGGAAATCGTGTTACCCGTGAAGAAACCCTATATAAAGGATACCTCGAGAAACAGCGTGTATTTCACGGTGAAGACGCCTCCGGAGACTGTGAAAAACGATCCTCTGAAGAAATTACAAACTATTACCAATGGAATGAAAGCAGAAGAAACGTCAGAGTCTCTTacagaaagaaagattaatcggATCTTACCTGTAGATGCGACAGAAGAGGCTACGAAAACGCCAGAGTATCCTAAAGAAAAAACACTTCGTCGGATCTCATCTGAAAATGTCAAAGAAGAGAATAAGGATACGAACCAAAAGACATCGTCCAAGGATAAAATCTTgccaaaagagaagaaagaagtaaTACAGAAGAAAGCCATTGAAATTCCCAAGCAGAAGAAATTAGAATTTCTAGATAAAAAGGTTCCGGAGTTTCCAGTGTCCTCTGTCGTCTCTGTTGCGAAAAAGCAGGAATTATCAGAACCCAAGATCCACAACGATCCCATGATCACAAGGGTTGATGAGAACAACGTGACGTTAAGTGTCGAGCCGTTGGCGAGCGAGAGCAGCGCCAGCGAAGCGCTTCCATCGGCTGCGGACAGGCTGCCAAAAGCGTCTAAAATTAATACGGATGAAAATAATGCCGTAGAAGCGCCAAAGTGTACGTTACGAGAACGGCAGTACCTGGCAAAACCGACGAAAGCCGAACGCGACGAAGACGTCGTATCTTCGGGAAGGAAGGTGAACAAAGCTGTGACCTTGAATAACGCCTCCAAAGTAGGTGTTTCTACCGAAGAGTCGAACGTAGATCATCTTGGACAGTCCTTGAAAGAAGATAATCGATCAACGAAGACTTCCTCTTCCCTTGACGATGCAAATAACAACGTCGTGATTAAAACGACCTTGTCAGAGGGTCTCAAAGGTGACACGCAAAAAGCAGAAGGTTCGAGAAAAGTCGCTGAAAAGATAGGAAAGCATGTAATAGAGGATGACAAGGGCGGCAAGGTGAATGGGCCGAGTGTTGAAAAGATGGTAAAGAAAGGTGTCGAAGAAATTTCAAGATTGCCCTTCAAGGTGCCAACGGAGAAGACTGAGAGTAACAGAATAGAAAACAAAGCGGAGGCTAAGGCCAATTCGCAGAGTGCAACAAAGACTGAGACGCGAACAAACAAAGAGTCCAAGATCCCGTGGAGAACTAAACTTTCCAAGGTCGATACTCCTGGCGAGAGCAGCGTTGCTTTAGACAGAAGTATCAGTGTGGATTCTACGCCTGTTCCAACCAAAGAACGGATAGATCCAAATGCTTTAAAACAGTCTATATCCGTCGACGAAAATTTGATGACCAAAATGGCTTTACAGAAACCAGCGGTAGTTGGAGAGATTGGAAGCTTGTCTAAAAGCACGTCCACGGAATCTATAGATTTCTGGAGCGAGATCAAGGGACCGGAGAGTCCTAAAGTGACGAAAGTGACCAACAAGGGATTCAATTTCGCTGATTCCAAGAGTTGGGAGCCAGGTCAGGCGGTCGAGGACCTCGGCAGCGGGCAGCTGGACAAGAAAAAAGAGACTGATCCTAAAATAAGCGTCGCCACTCCGCCAGCCGAGTTCAGTAATATCGCCGTAATCGAGGAGGAGCGGAAGACCGAGGAGAAGTCGTCGAAATTCAAGACTGAACAGATAATATCCAGCACTGGAACGCTTTCGAGTACTTCAGAGAAGTCAGACTTTGATAAAGGTGATTCCGCTCCTAAGAAAGGattaaagaagaagaagaacctGTCTATAACAATCGACCAAGATGCGTACTCGACCGTAAAGAAGGCTCCTTTCAAGAGAGAAGACTCTTGGTCATCgactatttcttttaaatccACGACGAATACTCCTGATACCACTGTTCCGGCTTCCGAAGTCTCCACACCGACCGCTGAGATTCCTGTGCCTGTAATAAACATCGAGGAAACGCCCACCCCAACTAGATCCGGTTCTCAGGTTCTGTACGAAGAGGACGAGCCCAAGACACCGACCAACGAATACCAAGAGAATGAAATATTGACAATGTCCAAGTGGAACAATCGCAGTGACCTTTCTAACGTGAACGAAGAGAAAGATATTTCAGTGCCCTCCAAGGAAGCCAACGCGATTTGCAGTCCAGAAGATACTCCAGAGTCCTCTAAAAAGAAGAAGGTggttagaaaaaagaaatcttcTACGATCAAGAAAAGCTCTACCAAGAAAGAGGGTAGTAAAGACAACAAGGGATCCAAGAAGAGTTCTACCAAGAAAAGTTGCGCCAAGAGTCAGGAAGTCTTGAAAACTTCAGAAGTAAAGAATTCCGCTAAACCTAATCCCAAGAATAATACACCTACTCAGAAACCCATAGATCTCATTAGGATGTTTTACACGACTCCATCGGCGTTGTTAACTGCTACACCCAGAGACTTGTCTAAGGTTCGTCGTGCCAAGATCAAGAGGAAAAAGCATCACTCCAGGACGCCATCTGTGAGCAGTGACAGTACCGGAAGTACCACTAGTACGGCAACCACGGAAAGCAGTGGATCCACGTGTACGGATGATGACCCGGAGCACAAGAGGATGAATTCCACCAGGAGTAACGACTCTGGCTTCGACGGCTCGCCAAGGATATCGA CACCTTCGCAGTCGTCGGACAACCAGAGGAATTCAGACTCTTCAGACCATTTCCCTAGTGGAAGGATTACGCCACCGGCCACCAATCTTCCAAGGTTCAAGAAGTACACCGTGACGGATTTCAATTTCCTAAAA GTCCTAGGAAAAGGCAGTTTTGGCAAGGTGTTGTTAGCCGAACTCCGAGGCACTGAGTGTGTATACGCAGTAAAGTGCCTGAAGAAGGACGTAGTTCTTGAAGACGACGACGTAGAATGTACCTTAATCGAAAGGAAAGTCCTGACTCTAGCTACGAGGCACCCATACCTCTGTCACCTGTTTTGCACCTTTCAGACAGACTCCCATTTGTTCTTCGTAATGGAATACCTGAACGGCGGCGACTTGATGTTTCATATTCAAAAGTCGGGTCGTTTCCCAGAACCGAGAGCTCGATTCTACGCAGCTGAGATTTGGTCTGGCTTAAATTTCTTGCACAAGAAAGGAATAGTGTACAGAGACTTGAAATTAGACAATGTGCTGCTTGATTTCGACGGGCATATTAGGATAGCTGATTTTGGCATGTGCAAGCTGCAAATTTTTCTCGACAGAACCGCCGACACCTTCTGTGGAACGCCTGATTACATGGCTCCCGAG ATCATAAAGGGACTGAAATACAATCAGGCGGTGGACTGGTGGTCGTACGGCGTGCTTCTGTACGAGATGCTCACGGGACAGTCGCCATTCTCCGGCTGCGACGAGGATGAGCTATTTTGGAGTATATGCAACGAAAGACCGTTTATACCTCGTTACCTGAGCCAAGATTCCAGCGACATATTGGTCGCCCTTCTGGAAAAAGACTCTGGGAAAAGGCTTCCTGGTCACGAAATTGCGCTGCACTCTTTCTTCCAA CAATTGCCATGGGATAGATTAGAAAGGAGGCAACTGGAACCACCTTTCAAGCCAGCCCTGGAGCATACTTTAGATACGAAGTACTTTGACACAGCATTCACTGCTGAAAGACCACGACTGACTCCTGTACCTGAACAGATCCTCACCTCCATGGACCAGGGCGTCTTCCGTGGGTTTTCCTATACAAACCCAAATGCAACAGACTGA
- the LOC126874651 gene encoding glutamate receptor-interacting protein 2, translating into MFSSLRLTTMRSHKNRARPGSVATSASSDSARPDEITSQSYHTHSFLLLDDQDSPVSTPSSVSSKVAQVRVEREGGSLGVTLRGGVSRALVVTGVKSDGPAAKEGRVRPGDRLLAVDDTELRGLTLAEAQRALRRSSDAPVASLTIEYDVANMEEARAATSGSLLVQLERGLSGELGLTVRETPNGVYIESLRPASTADRCGALQPGDKLLAVDETPVQDAVTAAKLLRNNFDSRIARLQILPRPPSASQRTVKRRAQPQAQQTSNQTLQTKESLTVVLRPDHKGFGLALKLAEDRLNYVVSLLEAGGPAERSGVLLPGDKVLAINRRMLRDLQPAEVTGILETSQMIELVTEYKVGGPVVPSSGVFTVRVARPIGGQPDVGLTVNEDLIITEVRKGSLAYRTGSLAPGDRLLAIDGQKLDPGDLRQAAQLLHRPGNSVIALTVRKPDPTSETREYCKESSIGSDSVQQYPSGILRPARESLPSVDSAVDSWGELGENSGTGPEILRLWDTASVDSGQLDVHMPPYPGPQECSNSDRPQQIVHVSLHKDPVYEDFGFSVSDGLYERGVYINRLRPGGPCDGVLKPYDRILRVNEASTEDCDCCLAVPLIAAAGPRLDLTVARPVSPPNIIKTL; encoded by the exons ATGTTCAGCTCGCTGAGACTGACCACCATGCGCTCGCATAAGAACCGTGCTCGGCCAGGAAGCGTGGCCACGTCCGCCAGTTCCGATTCAGCTCGACCCGACGAGATCACATCTCAGTCTTACCATACGCACAGTTTCTTGCTACTAGACGATCAGGACAGTCCTGTATCCACTCCTTCCAGTGTTTCCTCTAAAGTAGCTCAAGTTAGGGTGGAACGCGAAGGAGGAAGTCTCGGAGTTACCCTTAGGGGTGGAGTTTCTAGAGCTCTGGTAGTCACTGGAGTGAAATCCGATGGACCAGCGGCAAAAGAAGGAAGAGTTAGGCCTGGAGATAGATTATTAGCTGTGGATGATACTGAATTGAGAGGTTTGACCTTGGCAGAGGCTCAAAGAGCGCTTAGAAGAAGTTCCGATGCTCCTGTGGCTTCCTTGACTATCGAGTATGACGTTGCTAACATGGAAGAGGCCAGGGCAGCTACTTCCGGTTCCCTTCTGGTGCAATTGGAACGTGGACTCTCGG GTGAACTGGGACTAACAGTAAGAGAAACACCAAACGGAGTCTACATTGAAAGTTTAAGACCAGCAAGTACCGCAGATCGCTGTGGCGCTCTGCAACCTGGAGACAAACTATTGGCAGTGGACGAAACCCCTGTCCAGGATGCAGTGACAGCCGCCAAACTGCTCAGAAACAACTTCGACTCTCGCATAGCTAGGCTACAGATCTTACCTAGGCCTCCTAGTGCTTCACAGAGAACGGTCAAGAGAAGGGCGCAGCCACAAGCGCAACAGACCTCCAATCAAACTCTGCAAACGAAAGAGAGCCTGACCGTGGTTCTTAGACCAGATCACAAAGGATTTGGACTTGCTTTAAAGCTCGCTGAAGATCGTCTAAATTATGTCGTCAGTCTATTAGAAGCTGGAGGTCCAGCCGAACGCAGCGGAGTGCTTTTACCTGGAGATAAAGTTCTTGCAATTAATCGTAGAATGCTCAGAGATCTTCAGCCAGCTGAGGTAACTGGCATTTTGGAAACTTCTCAAATG ATCGAGCTAGTAACGGAGTACAAGGTCGGTGGACCAGTTGTACCCAGCTCAGGAGTGTTCACAGTGCGAGTGGCGAGACCTATTGGCGGACAGCCTGATGTAGGTCTCACAGTGAACGAAGATTTGATCATTACCGAGGTTCGTAAGGGATCTCTGGCTTACAGAACCGGCAGCCTAGCTCCAGGGGACAGGCTATTAGCTATAGACGGGCAAAAACTAGACCCTGGCGATCTCAGACAAGCCGCACAGCTGTTACATCGACCAGGGAACTCGGTTATCGCCCTGACCGTGAGGAAACCGGATCCTACCTCAGAAACCAG aGAGTACTGCAAGGAGTCCAGTATAGGAAGCGATTCGGTGCAACAGTATCCTTCAGGAATTCTTCGACCAGCTAGGGAGAGTCTACCTAGTGTAGACAGTGCAGTGGATTCTTGGGGAGAGCTAGGAGAAAACAGTGGGACAGGTCCGGAGATTCTGAGGCTTTGGGATACAGCTTCGGTGGATAGTGGTCAACTGGATGTACACATGCCTCCTTATCCTGG GCCACAGGAATGCAGCAACTCAGACAGGCCTCAACAGATAGTTCACGTCTCCTTACACAAGGACCCAGTATACGAGGACTTTGGCTTCTCCGTATCCGATGGTCTGTACGAGCGTGGAGTTTATATAAATCGTCTTCGGCCTGGAGGACCCTGCGATGGCGTTCTAAAACCTTATGACAGAATTCTGCGAGTAAACGAGGCCAGCACAGAAGATTGCGACTGTTGCTTGGCTGTTCCGTTGATCGCTGCGGCTGGTCCACGTTTGGACCTCACCGTAGCCCGACCGGTATCTCCtcctaacattataaaaactCTGTAA
- the LOC126874662 gene encoding solute carrier family 35 member E1 homolog isoform X2 — protein MDDRRNSREVVTILFLCLLWYGISSSSNVVGKMLLSEFPYPMTVTMVQLTSITVYSGPFFNLWGVRKYSNDIPWGYYLRLIVPLALGKFLANVFSHVSIWKVPVSYAHTVKATMPFFTVFLSRIILKEKQTWKVYLSLVPIVVGVAVATLTELSFNMIGLLSALASTMAFSLQNIYSKKVLHDTGIHHLRLLLILGRLALILFSPIWLLYDLWRLIYNPVTGESADLSYYIICLLLLDGVLNWLQNIIAFSVLSIVTPLTYAVASASKRIFVIAVTLFVLGNPVTWLNIFGMTLAILGVLCYNKAKYDQRIEKESRTALPKYYDKDRNGSNSSFMGLF, from the exons ATGGACGATCGGCGGAACAGCCGCGAAGTGGTCACCATATTGTTCCTGTGCCTGCTCTGGTATGGAATCTCGAGCAGCAGTAACGTCGTCGGCAAGATGCTGTTGTCGGAATTTCCTTACCCGATGACAGTAACCATGGTCCAGTTAACCTCCATCACCGTTTATTCAGGCCCGTTCTTCAATCTATGGGGCGTTAGAAAATATTCCAATGATATTCCCTGGGGATACTATCTACGGTTAATCGTACCACTCGCCCTGGGCAAATTCCTCGCGAACGTGTTCAGCCACGTCAGCATTTGGAAAGTGCCCGTCTCTTACGCTCATACTG TGAAGGCTACAATGCCCTTCTTCACGGTATTCCTCTCAAGAATCATACTGAAGGAAAAGCAGACTTGGAAAGTGTATCTTAGCCTAGTCCCAATCGTGGTAGGTGTGGCTGTAGCCACGCTTACAGAGCTCAGTTTTAATATGATTGGCTTATTGAGTGCCTTAGCATCTACTATGGCATTCTCCTTGCAGAATATTTATTCTAAAAAG GTGCTACATGACACAGGAATACATCACTTGAGGCTTCTACTCATTTTGGGCCGCCTGGCACTGATATTATTTTCACCTATATGGTTATTATACGATTTGTGGAGGTTGATATACAATCCAGTTACTGGAGAATCTGCTGATTTAAGTTACTACATAATATGCTTATTACTATTAGATGGTGTGCTGAATTGGTTGCAAAATATTATCGCGTTTTCTGTACTGTCTATCGTTACCCCTTTAACTTATGCAGTGGCCAGCGCGAGTAAACGTATATTCGTAATCGCTGTAACTTTGTTCGTGCTTGGGAACCCAGTGACGTGGTTAAACATATTCGGTATGACGTTGGCCATACTCGGTGTGTTGTGCTACAATAAAGCGAAGTATGATCAgagaatagagaaagagagtcgAACAGCGCTTCCGAAGTATTATGATAAAGACCGTAACGGCAGCAATAGTTCCTTTATG GGATTATTTTAA
- the LOC126874662 gene encoding solute carrier family 35 member E1 homolog isoform X1 encodes MDDRRNSREVVTILFLCLLWYGISSSSNVVGKMLLSEFPYPMTVTMVQLTSITVYSGPFFNLWGVRKYSNDIPWGYYLRLIVPLALGKFLANVFSHVSIWKVPVSYAHTVKATMPFFTVFLSRIILKEKQTWKVYLSLVPIVVGVAVATLTELSFNMIGLLSALASTMAFSLQNIYSKKVLHDTGIHHLRLLLILGRLALILFSPIWLLYDLWRLIYNPVTGESADLSYYIICLLLLDGVLNWLQNIIAFSVLSIVTPLTYAVASASKRIFVIAVTLFVLGNPVTWLNIFGMTLAILGVLCYNKAKYDQRIEKESRTALPKYYDKDRNGSNSSFMVNGWTGKKHQLLAV; translated from the exons ATGGACGATCGGCGGAACAGCCGCGAAGTGGTCACCATATTGTTCCTGTGCCTGCTCTGGTATGGAATCTCGAGCAGCAGTAACGTCGTCGGCAAGATGCTGTTGTCGGAATTTCCTTACCCGATGACAGTAACCATGGTCCAGTTAACCTCCATCACCGTTTATTCAGGCCCGTTCTTCAATCTATGGGGCGTTAGAAAATATTCCAATGATATTCCCTGGGGATACTATCTACGGTTAATCGTACCACTCGCCCTGGGCAAATTCCTCGCGAACGTGTTCAGCCACGTCAGCATTTGGAAAGTGCCCGTCTCTTACGCTCATACTG TGAAGGCTACAATGCCCTTCTTCACGGTATTCCTCTCAAGAATCATACTGAAGGAAAAGCAGACTTGGAAAGTGTATCTTAGCCTAGTCCCAATCGTGGTAGGTGTGGCTGTAGCCACGCTTACAGAGCTCAGTTTTAATATGATTGGCTTATTGAGTGCCTTAGCATCTACTATGGCATTCTCCTTGCAGAATATTTATTCTAAAAAG GTGCTACATGACACAGGAATACATCACTTGAGGCTTCTACTCATTTTGGGCCGCCTGGCACTGATATTATTTTCACCTATATGGTTATTATACGATTTGTGGAGGTTGATATACAATCCAGTTACTGGAGAATCTGCTGATTTAAGTTACTACATAATATGCTTATTACTATTAGATGGTGTGCTGAATTGGTTGCAAAATATTATCGCGTTTTCTGTACTGTCTATCGTTACCCCTTTAACTTATGCAGTGGCCAGCGCGAGTAAACGTATATTCGTAATCGCTGTAACTTTGTTCGTGCTTGGGAACCCAGTGACGTGGTTAAACATATTCGGTATGACGTTGGCCATACTCGGTGTGTTGTGCTACAATAAAGCGAAGTATGATCAgagaatagagaaagagagtcgAACAGCGCTTCCGAAGTATTATGATAAAGACCGTAACGGCAGCAATAGTTCCTTTATGGTAAATGGATGGACTGGAAAGAAGCACCAATTGCTTGCAGTCTAG